From a single Pelodiscus sinensis isolate JC-2024 chromosome 4, ASM4963464v1, whole genome shotgun sequence genomic region:
- the LOC102461976 gene encoding olfactory receptor-like protein COR4 gives MEGGNHSWVSEFILSGLTDRLELQVPLFILFLLIYIITLVGNGGMILLIIIDPRLHTPMYFFLQNLSFCDICCSSVIAPKMLQNFLSEKKSISYTGCHIQLYFCIIFQDTECLLLAVMAYDRYVAISNPLRYTLTMSRQRCNQLMAGVYGVALADSTIIICFSLQLSFCSSNIIKHFFCDTPPLLALSCSDTRINESVLFASVCYTTVFSVVTILLSYVFIISSILQIRSAEGRYKAFSTCTCHLMAVVMFHGSQLFMYLRPTSSYSMDTDKIASVFYTVVVPLLNPIIYSLRNREVKGALHKIIHKPVTH, from the coding sequence atggaagggggaaatCACTCATGGGTGTctgagttcattctctctggACTGACGGATCGTCTGGAATTGCAGGTCCCTCTCTTTATTTTGTTCCTTCTGATTTATATTATCACCCTGGTGGGGAATGGGGGAATGATCTTGTTAATCATCATTGACCCCCGACTTCACACCCCAATGTATTTTTTCCTCCAgaatttgtctttctgtgatATCTGTTGTTCATCAGTAATTGCCCCTAAGATGCTGCAAAATTTCTTATCTGAGAAGAAAAGCATTTCCTACACTGGCTGCCATATACAATTGTACTTCTGTATCATTTTTCAAGATActgagtgtctcttgctggctgtgatggcgtatgaTCGTTATGTGGCCATTTCTAACCCACTGCGCTATACGCTCACTATGTCGAGACAGCGTTGTAACCAGCTGATGGCTGGAGTCTATGGGGTGGCATTGGCTGATTCAACAATAATTATCTGCTTTTCACTCCAGCTGTCATTCTGCAGCTCCAACATTATCAAACATTTCTTCTGTGACACGCCCCCACTGCTggcgctctcctgctctgacacccgcaTCAATGAGAGTGTGCTATTTGCCTCCGTATGCTACACTACAGTGTTCAGCGTTGTGACCATCCTTCTCTCCTATGTCTTTATCATCTCCAGCATCCTGCAGATCCGCTCTGCCGAGGGCCGGtataaagccttctccacctgcacttgTCACTTGATGGCGGTGGTCATGTTCCATGGCAGCCAACTCTTCATGTATTTACGTCCTACCTCCAGCTATTCCATGGACACCGACAAAATAGCCTCAGTTTTCTACACGGTTGTAGTCCCCTTGTTGAATCccatcatctacagcctgaggaacagggaggtgaagggCGCCTTGCATAAAATAATACATAAACCTGTTACTCATTGA
- the LOC102461751 gene encoding olfactory receptor 5AP2-like, which yields MEEGNRSWVSEFILSGLTDRLELQVPLFILFLLIYIITLMGNGGMILLITIDPRLHTPMYFFLQNLSFCDISYSSVSVPKMLQNFLSEKKSISYTGCYLQMYFGIIFQDVECLLLAVMAYDRYVAISNPLHYTLTISRQRCNQLMAGVYGVALADSAILIYFSLRLSFCSSNVMKNFFCDTPPLLALSCSDTHIIEIVLLVSVCYTTVFSIVTILLSYVCVIFTILQIRYAEGRRKAFSTCTCHLTAVAMFHGSQLFMYLRPTSSYSMETDKIASVFYTVVIPMLNPIIYSLRNKEVKGALQKAIHKPFSCA from the coding sequence atggaagaagGAAATCGCTCATGGGTGTctgagttcattctctctggATTGACGGATCGTCTAGAATTGCAGGTCCCTCTCTTTATtttgttcctactgatttataTTATCACCCTGATGGGAAATGGGGGGATGATCTTGTTAATCACAATTGACCCCCGACTCCACAcgcccatgtactttttcctccagAATTTGTCTTTTTGTGATATCAGTTATTCCTCAGTAAGTGTCCCTAAGATGCTGCAAAATTTCTTATCTGAGAAGAAAAGCATTTCGTACACCGGTTGCTATTTACAAATGTACTTCGGTATCATTTTTCAAGATgttgagtgtctcttgctggctgtgatggcgtatgaccgttatgtggccatttCTAACCCACTCCACTATACGCTCACTATATCGAGACAGCGTTGTAACCAGCTGATGGCTGGAGTCTATGGGGTGGCATTGGCTGATTCAGCGATACTCATCTACTTTTCACTCAGGCTGTCATTCTGCAGCTCCAACGTTATGAAAAATTTCTTCTGTGACACACCCCCACTGCTggcgctctcctgctctgacacccacATAATTGAGATTGTGCTGTTAGTCTCTGTATGCTACACTACAGTGTTCAGCATCGTGACCATCCTCCTCTCCTATGTCTGTGTCATCTTCACCATCCTACAGATCCGCTATGCCGAAGGACggcgcaaagccttctccacctgcacttgTCACTTGACAGCGGTGGCCATGTTCCATGGCAGCCAGCTCTTCATGTATTTACGTCCTACCTCCAGCTATTCCATGGAAACAGACAAAATAGCCTCAGTGTTCTACACGGtggtgatccccatgttgaaccccattatctacagcctgaggaacaaggaggtgaAGGGCGCTCTGCAGAAAGCAATACATAAACCTTTCTCTTGTGCTTAA
- the LOC102444936 gene encoding olfactory receptor 5AR1-like produces MEEGNRSWVSEFILSGLTDRLELQVPLFILFLLIYIITLMGNGGMILLITIDPRLHTPMYFFLQNLSFCDICCSSVSAPKMLQNFLSEKKSISYAGCYLQMYFGIIFQDVECLLLAVMAYDRYVAISNPLHYTLTMSRKCCNLLMAGVYGVALADATIIICFSLRLSFCSSNVMKNFFCDTPPLLALSCSDTHINEIVLFASVCYTTVFSIVTILLSYVCIISTILQIRSAEGRRKAFSTCTCHLTAVAMFHGSQLFMYLRPTSSYSMETDKIASVFYTVVIPMLNPIIYSLRNKEVKGALQKAIQKPFSHA; encoded by the coding sequence atggaagaagGAAATCGCTCATGGGTATCTGAATTCATTCTCTCTGGATTGACGGATCGTCTGGAATTGCAGGTCCCTCTCTTTATtttgttcctactgatttataTTATCACCCTGATGGGAAATGGGGGGATGATCTTGTTAATCACAATTGACCCCCGACTCCACAcgcccatgtactttttcctccagAATTTGTCTTTTTGTGATATCTGTTGTTCCTCAGTAAGTGCCCCTAAGATGCTGCAAAATTTCTTATCTGAGAAGAAAAGCATTTCGTACGCTGGTTGCTATTTACAAATGTACTTTGGTATCATTTTTCAAGATgttgagtgtctcttgctggctgtgatggcgtatgaccgttatgtggccatttCTAACCCACTGCACTATACGCTCACCATGTCCAGGAAGTGTTGTAACCTGCTGATGGCTGGAGTCTATGGGGTGGCATTGGCTGATGCAACGATAATCATCTGTTTTTCACTCCGGCTGTCATTCTGCAGCTCCAACGTTATGAAAAATTTCTTCTGTGACACACCCCCACTGCTGGcactctcctgctctgacacccacATCAATGAGATTGTACTGTTTGCCTCTGTATGCTACACTACAGTGTTCAGCATTGTAACCATCCTCCTCTCCTATGTCTgtatcatctccaccatcctACAAATCCGCTCCGCCGAGGGCCggcgcaaagccttctccacctgcacttgTCACTTGACAGCGGTGGCCATGTTCCATGGCAGCCAACTCTTCATGTATTTACGTCCTACCTCCAGCTATTCCATGGAAACAGACAAAATAGCCTCAGTGTTCTACACAGtggtgatccccatgttgaaccccatcatctacagcctgaggaacaaggaggtgaAGGGCGCCCTGCAGAAAGCAATACAGAAACCTTTCTCTCATGCTTAA
- the LOC142829348 gene encoding olfactory receptor 5AR1-like has translation MEEGNHSVVTEFILSGLTDRLELQLPLFVLFLLIYVFTLVGNAGMIALITIDPRLHTPMYFFLQNLSFCDLCFSSVTAPNMLQNFLSEKKSISYTVCYLNMYFGIIFQDVECLLLAVMAYDRYVAISNPLHYTLTMSRQRCNQLMAGVYGVALADSTINICFLLQLSFCSSNVIKHFLCETPALLALSCSDTHIFEIVLFASVCYTIVISIVTILLSYVCIISTILQIRSAEGRRKAFSTCTCHLTVVIMFHGTQLFMYLRPASSYSMETDKIATVFYTLVIPMLNPLVYSLRNREVKDALRKAIHKPLTLS, from the coding sequence atggaagagggaaatcactcggtggtgactgagttcattctctcaggactgacagaccgtctggagctgcagctccccctgTTTGTGTTGTTCTTACTGATTTATGTATTCACCCTGGTGGGGAATGCTGGGATGATCGCGTTAATCACAATTGATccccgactccacacccccatgtactttttcctccagaatttgtctttctgtgatctctgctttTCCTCAGTAACTGCCCCTAATATGTTACAAAATTTCTTATCTGAGAAGAAAAGCATTTCCTACACTGTTTGCTATTTAAACATGTACTTTGGTATCATTTTTCAAGATgttgagtgtctcttgctggctgtgatggcatatgaccgttatgtggccatttCTAACCCGCTACACTATACGCTCACTATGTCCAGGCAGCGTTGTAACCAGCTGATGGCTGGTGTCTATGGGGTGGCGTTGGCTGATTCAACAATAAACATCTGCTTTTTACTCCAGCTGTCATTCTGCAGCTCCAATGTTATCAAACATTTTTTATGTGAAACCCCCGCTCTGCTGGCGCTTTCCTGCTCTGACACCCACATCTTTGAGATTGTGCTGTTTGCCTCTGTGTGCTACACTATAGTTATCAGCATTGTGACCATCCTCCTCTCCTATGTCTgtatcatctccaccatcctgcagatccgctctgccgagggccggcgcaaagccttctccacctgcacttgTCACTTAACTGTGGTTATTATGTTCCATGGCACCCAGCTCTTCATGTATTTACGTCCTGCCTCCAGCTATTCCATGGAAACAGACAAAATAGCCACAGTCTTCTACACActggtgatccccatgttgaacccccttgtctacagcctgaggaacagggaggtgaaggacgccCTGCGAAAAGCAATACATAAACCTCTCACCCTTTCATAA